The Larus michahellis chromosome 18, bLarMic1.1, whole genome shotgun sequence genome contains the following window.
ATTGGGCTCCTCAGCACACTTGGGAGAAGCCTGAGGATCCTCCCAGACCAGAACTGCAGGAGAGCTCGGTGGGCAGGTGCTGAGCTGTGCCATGTGAGGGCCTCTCTGAAGCCTGCAGCCAAAGCAGAAAGGCTACTCAATTTAGACACAGTGTTAGACAGCCCTGGAGAGTCTCTTTGTTGGAGCGAGGCCTGCCAGTTCTTTCTAAATTTCAATTTATGTGAAATTTCAGCAAATCAGCGTCTGAGATCATAGGACCATGAGGTGATGGGTTTACCCCATGCCTTGCTAGTTGGGGTAGAATAATGAAATAGCTGATCGGAACAGTCCCAGACATCCCACCTTGCACAGCACTTCCACCTCCATCAGCCCATTCTACCTTCAGAGTTTGTTAAACATGACGTGTCATTGATTACGTTTCTTAAAACCCCCACCGAGACAACGGACAGAGATGAAAAAGGTAAGGGATGATTTGGGTTTTGGTTTCGCTTTCAAAAAGAGCAGCctagatttttctttcccccactttTCTCCTCATCTAAGAGATCCTGACAGAGCTGTTCTGCGAGGACACCCTGCCCCAGAGATCACAACACACTCCTCTCGGTAACTAACCTTTATTTGCGCGGAACTAGCGCTCTGGGTGGCTCCCAGGTAGAGAGAAATGTACAGCCATGTTCAGAAGTATCCGATTTACCTGTCTCGCACAATGTCTGCTGCTGAATTCAAGCTCTTTTGCACTCTGGTTCTGCTCgaccctgctgcctctgctccttcAGTTGACCTGGTAACATTTCATCAGCTCCATCACTATGCTCTCCTCAGCTTCCTTTCGCTTCGTGAGGTGGGCTTCCCACTCTGCTTCGCAGCCGGCTGGTCTGCTGGGATGGCCAGCAGTCCCAAAGCTCTGCAGCTTCCTAAACAAatccctgctgctctccttctCCGACTCACTCAGAAGATCCACGTTTAACCCGAAGCGCTTGGTGCCCGAAAGGCTCTCTAAGATCTGAAGAACGGCATCTCTGTCTTCATGACAGACGTTCTCTGCCAGCACCGTAAGGAATTCACCCAGGAGGCCAAAGCCCAAGTCAGCCTGAAAGATTCTGCCCAAGGCCTTTCCTCCCAGTTCAAGCaaaaactggtatttttcttttccgCTTTTTAAGCATCTGCGCCAATCTCTGTAAAATTCGGCAGAGGTTCCAGGCAGTTGATCCagctcctgaaggaaaaaaatagttaccAGTTCCTTTTGGTTTGTTCCCACTTGAAGATTTTTgtcgccacccccctccccgatcAGCCTGTGGATGGCTGAGATGTTTTTAATCCAGGCTTTGACAGCATGAAGGGCTGCATAAAGCCTGTGAGGTGGCCATAcacaaagacaaagaaatacCAGGTTCCTCAAGCCCCAGAGAAACCAGAGAACTTCAGGGGAAAATAACGGAAGAATGGATGACACACGAAGCCCAGCATGGACGAACACAGATCAGTCGTGGagtaaccccaaccctaaccagAACCAGACACGCTGCCCACTCCGGATCCACCATCACCGCTCGGGAAGGGATCTCCTGGAGAGCGGAGTAGTTCAGTGTAAACCTCTGCTTCATCTCGAGCACTGTGAGGCAAATCAGAGTGAGGAGATAAAAGAGACGTAAACCCCAGAAAACACGCAGGTGGACCTAACGCACCGTCTCGTCACATGCTGCCTTCGTACGGGTCTGCGGCAGAGAGTTCGAGCTACAAGAGAGAGCCAAGCTCAATGTGGCATCTCCAGATAAAAGGAAATCCTGTTTTGTACAATATGTAATTGAACTGCTGAACTCATCACCGCTGGCTTAACTGACGCACAGACTGAAGGAGGATTAAAATGTTTAGGCTTTTATACCGATAGCGAGAACAAGGCACAGCAACATCAGGCTGTGTCTAAACACAAGACAGAGGAGCCCTGGAGATCAGAGCCCGAGCGCTAACGGGATTAGGAACAGAATTTACTCTGGGGAGATCATTGCTCAGtccaagaaaacacaaagctgccTAGAAGAGCTGCAAAAAGATCTCACAATAAACAGGCAAATGAAATTTGGCGTCAAAAAAATCCATGAGAAACATCCCCGGCTCCACGTCCAGCGACCAGGACTCTCCCGCGTGGGCTGAGTCCACCGAAGGGGGCAGGACAGACGTCACTCAAATCACAAATGACCGGGATAGAAAATGTTTAGTCACGATTTCCCACATGTGAAGAACTAAGGAGCACCCAGTGAAGTCATCAGGCAGcaggttttaaacaaaacaacactTTTTCGTATCATGCATAATTAAACCGCAGGGTGAGAAAGAACTGGCTGCCTTCACGGAAGATCCGCGGTCTGCAGCTATTAAACGTGATGATCCAGATGCACAACGCTGGCTCGCGGGCTCCAAACTGCAGCCAGCTGGAGGAGTGCGGTCAAGGGAGGGCACTCTTCCCCAAGAATCTGTTACTGGCCACCATCAGAGGCAGGGTATTGGGAGCTCTGGTCCGACGCTGTGCAGCTGGTCTTAGATTCCCACAGGGCTGAAGCAGACTCTTCTCGGAGCAGCTGGTGCAAGCTCTTCTCAGACACAAAGGAAGGGCCAAGACTGAACCCTGTGGTTGTCTAAACACCAACGTTCCTGGGGACTTTAAGGGCTTGCTCACATGTAGAGATATTTCTGAATCACTCtcgcattttaaaataatacccaAATTATTCTGGAGTAATTTTTAGATGTGGACAAAGTCCTGGAAAGCTTCTCCCTCACCTGGGGTATTTCCACGTCGCTGGCTTGTGGGGCCTTGGCGTGGACTGCACAGGGATTCCACAGCACGTTCCTCCTCATACCCATCTTGTCCTTTTTCTCCAGGGGCTTCAGGTGTGATGCCAGCACGATGTTCCTGCAGGCAACAAGAAGGGGATGGGATATTTACCAAGATCAAATACTTTGAGGCTTTGAGCTTCTTCCCCGAGGCAATTTCTGAGTTTGGGCCATAGGTATCacccagagggacccggacaggctggaggagtgggcccatgtgaatctcatgaacttcaacaaggcccagtgcaaggtcctgcagctgcaCTGGGGCAATCCTCAATATCAATACAGActtggggatgaagggatggagaacaGCTCTGCcgagaaggacctggggatactggtggttgaaaaattggacatgacctggcaacgtgcactggcagcccagaaaccccccgcagcctgggctgcatccccagcagcgtgggcagcagggcgagggggggattctgtccctctgctcccctcgggggagacccccctgcagcgctgcctccagctctggggcaccaacagcagaaggacacggaggtgttggagcggggccagaggaggccccggagatgctgggagggctggagcccctctgctgtggggacaggctgaga
Protein-coding sequences here:
- the DNAAF19 gene encoding dynein axonemal assembly factor 19, with the translated sequence MEADGALDPAALERELRAAVAADARRERENDAKLRALRQRVPSYQEFRNIVLASHLKPLEKKDKMGMRRNVLWNPCAVHAKAPQASDVEIPQELDQLPGTSAEFYRDWRRCLKSGKEKYQFLLELGGKALGRIFQADLGFGLLGEFLTVLAENVCHEDRDAVLQILESLSGTKRFGLNVDLLSESEKESSRDLFRKLQSFGTAGHPSRPAGCEAEWEAHLTKRKEAEESIVMELMKCYQVN